A single genomic interval of Rhododendron vialii isolate Sample 1 chromosome 3a, ASM3025357v1 harbors:
- the LOC131318571 gene encoding uncharacterized protein LOC131318571, whose translation MEEIKSLCRDTCGEGTRCTGPTCDKKNLIVTFLITACGRQELPLINSHSDLDMALDSLEPILSGLDFLAGKVWWTSRYDTEDLSYLQRLREVTPQIVNRSAQINSSTFFV comes from the exons ATGGAAGAAATTAAGTCCCTTTGCCGAGATACTTGCGGGGAAGGAACTAGATGTACTGGACCTACATGTGATAAGAAAAATCTCATT GTGACATTTCTAATTACAGCTTGTGGGAGACAGGAGTTGCCTCTTATTAACAGCCATTCAGACCTTGACATGGCTTTGGACTCTTTGGAACCTATCCTGTCCGGCTTAGATTTTCTG GCTGGAAAGGTGTGGTGGACTTCTCGATATGACACTGAAGACTTGTCATATTTGCAGCGTCTACGAGAAgtcactccccaaattgttaaccgGAGTGCCCAAATCAACTCATCTAccttttttgtttag
- the LOC131321086 gene encoding nucleoside hydrolase 4-like produces MQDVYIVGGNINSNNKEKGNVFAIPSNEYAEFNMLLDPLAAKTLFHSGLNVTLLRLGIQRKVGAFPKDFRKAACDEEDARSIFARRLISRLHRLQLEHHRYQHMDTFLGEILGAITLGADHSKTKL; encoded by the exons ATGCAGGATGTGTACATAGTCGGAGGAAACATCAACTCCAAcaacaaagagaaaggaaacGTTTTTGCTATTCCTTCGAACGAATATGCAGAATTCAATATGCTTCTTGATCCTTTGGCTGCAAAGACGTTATTCCATTCCGGGCTTAATGTTACCCTACTCCGGCTTGGAATTCAGCGTAAAGTTGGTGCATTTCCTAAAGATTTTAGAAAGGCTGCATGTGACGAAGAGGACGCCAGAAGCATTTTCGCAAGGCGGTTGATATCAAGGCTGCACCGGTTGCAACTAGAGCATCATAGATATCAGCATATG GACACATTTCTGGGGGAAATTCTTGGTGCCATAACCTTGGGTGCCGATCATTCTAAAACCAAATTATAA
- the LOC131318570 gene encoding uncharacterized protein LOC131318570 produces MASTLRLSIAALSLSLLALLAEPSSNTNPVYSPCSDTTVQKSDGFSFAIAFATRTAFFVNTTVQLSPCDRRLSLSSSNAEIALFRPKVDEISLLTINTSNGFTPDSTGGYMVAFAGQKYAAISSPAFVANSTYTVTSFTLVLTFQKGRLQNLYWKRDGCASCSGNSSFVCLNNQDCAIKTNSCKNQGGSVDCSLGIQLAFSGTDKHEGVFNSWYEVSNLRQYSLYGLYSNLKDSLTNQYNSFF; encoded by the exons ATGGCTTCTACTCTAAGACTCTCGATCGCGGCCCTGTCGCTGTCCCTGTTGGCGCTCTTGGCGGAGCCGAGCAGCAACACGAACCCAGTCTACTCGCCGTGCTCGGACACGACGGTTCAGAAATCCGACGGGTTCAGCTTCGCGATCGCGTTCGCGACCCGAACCGCCTTCTTCGTCAACACCACCGTCCAGCTCTCCCCCTGCGACAggcggctctctctctcctcgtccAACGCCGAGATCGCTCTATTCCGCCCCAAGGTCGACGAGATCTCTCTCCTCACCATCAACACCAGCAACGGCTTCACTCCG GATTCTACTGGTGGGTACATGGTTGCATTTGCTGGTCAAAAATATGCTGCCATATCTTCACCTGCATTTGTTGCAAACAGTACATACACTGTAACCAGCTTTACTCTT GTTCTTACATTCCAGAAGGGTAGGCTGCAAAACTTGTATTGGAAGAGAGACGGCTGTGCTTCATGCTCGGGCAACTCTAGCTTTGTGTGCTTGAATAACCAGGATTGTGCAATCAAAACAAACAGCTGTAAGAACCAAGGGGGTTCTGTGGATTGCAGCCTCGGGATACAACTGGCATTCTCCGGCACTGATAAGCATGAGGGTGTTTTCAACTCCTGGTATGAAGTGAGTAACCTTCGCCAGTACTCCCTCTATGGCCTCTATTCGAATCTCAAGGATTCTCTAACTAATCAGTATAACAGCTTCTTCTGA
- the LOC131318569 gene encoding uncharacterized protein LOC131318569, whose product MTRQIVLRHPSSMTRRRPLLLASTKSSSSSSLSKTFSSSSTANGRRSVGFGEVAGGTAAECAAVCCCCPCALVDFLVLTVYKLPAGLCRKALKQKRRSRLMKKGLLPQPSSRHCGCGCDDTELQIHPVAAISESMMAADKVLESVQPDEDVMQLEKEMWERFYGAGFWRSPSQKSNL is encoded by the coding sequence ATGACACGTCAGATAGTCCTCCGTCACCCGTCGTCGATGACTAGGCGGCGGCCGCTGCTTTTGGCCTCCACCAAgtcgtcgtcgtcctcgtcCTTATCAAAAACGTTTTCGTCGTCATCCACCGCCAATGGGAGGAGGAGCGTGGGGTTCGGAGAGGTGGCGGGCGGGACGGCGGCGGAGTGCGCGGCGGTGTGCTGCTGCTGCCCGTGCGCCCTCGTCGACTTCCTCGTGCTGACCGTTTACAAGCTTCCGGCCGGGCTGTGCCGGAAGGCCCTGAAGCAGAAGCGCCGCAGCCGGCTGATGAAGAAGGGGCTGTTGCCGCAGCCGAGCAGCCGCCACTGCGGGTGCGGCTGCGACGACACGGAGCTCCAGATCCACCCTGTCGCAGCCATCAGCGAGTCGATGATGGCGGCCGACAAGGTCTTGGAGTCGGTGCAACCGGATGAAGATGTGATGCAGCTGGAGAAGGAAATGTGGGAGAGGTTTTACGGCGCAGGGTTCTGGAGGAGTCCCTCTCAAAAGAGTAACCTTTAA